The sequence ATCACCAGCGCTTCGAGCGGGGTCAGACGGTCGAGGTCGATCGCCGCGATGCGTTCCGCGACAGCGCGGTGGACCGACGACGGCGGTTCCTCCTGGAAGAGCCCGAGCTGACCCGCGATCTCGCCGCCCGCTCCGCTGAAGGATGGACGCCCGCCGCGCGACAGCTCGTCCCGCTCCAACCCGGCCAGAATGGTGCGTGCCCGCGCAACGGTCGCCGGCGGCAGGCCGGCCAGTTTCGCGACCTGGATGCCATAGCTGCGGTCCGACCGTCCCGCCTCGACCTTGCGCAGAAAGACGATGTCGTCCCGCCACTCCCGCGCGGCGACGTGGTAGTTCACCACGCCGTCGTGGAGATCGGCCAGGTCGGTGAGCTCGTGGTAATGGGTCGCGAAGAGCGTCCTGGGACGCGCCTTCGCACCGGTGGCGAGATGCTCCGCAACCGCCCAGGCGATGCTCAGCCCGTCGAAGGTCGCCGTCCCGCGGCCGATCTCGTCGAGCAGCACGAGGCTGCGCGAGGTGGCCTGGTGCATGATCTTCGCGGTCTCCTGCATCTCGACCATGAACGTCGAGTGCCCGCGGGCCAGATTGTCGGCGGCGCCGATGCGGGCGAAGATCCGGTCGATGAGCGGCAGCGCGGCCTCGCGCGCGGGCACGAAGGATCCGGCCTGCGCCATCAGGACGATGAGGGCCGTCTGCCGCAGGTACGTCGACTTGCCCCCCATGTTGGGGCCGGTCAGCACGACTACCTGGTGGTCGGTCTCGTCGAGCCGGACGTCGTTCGGCACGAACGAATCGGTCCGCATCTCGACCACCGGATGCCGCGCGTCGGCGATTGCCAGCTCTCCGTCTTCCCGCACGCGCGGCTTGACGTAGTTGCGCCGCGCGGCCACCTCGGCCAGCGCGGCCAGGACGTCGAGCGTGGCGAGCGCCCGCGCGGATCGCTGGATCCGACCCGCCTCGGCGAGAGTCGCCCGCCGCAGTCCGTCGAAGATCTCCTGTTCCCGCTCGAGGATCCGATCGTCCGCTCCGAGCGCCTTCGCCTCGTACTCCTTGAGCGCCGGGGTTATGTAGCGCTCGCCGTTCGCGATGGTCTGCTTGCGGTGGTAGTCGTCGGGGACGGCGTGGAGATTCGCTGCCGACACTTCTATGTAGTAGCCGAAGACCCGGTTGAACCGGATCTTCAGGGACCCGATGCCGGTCCGCTCCCGCTCGGCCGCCTCCATCGCCGCGATCGCCTGCCGGGCGCCGCGGCTGATGGCGCGCAGCTCGTCGAGATCCGTGTCCACGCCGTCCCGAACGAACCCGCCGTCGCGCGCGAGCGCCGGCGGATCGTCGCCCAGCGTTGCCGTGATCCGGTCGTGGACGTCGCGCAGCTCGTCGAGATCGTCCAGCAGCACGCCGATGAGCGGCGCCTGCAGTTCGGCCGCGTGGGCGCGGGCCGCCGGAAGGATGCCGACGGATCGGCCGAGCGCCGCCAGATCGCGCGGTCCCGCCGTACCGAGGGCCACGCGGGCGATGAGACGCTCCAGATCCTGGACGCGGGCCAGGTCCCCCCGCAGCCGCCCGCGGGCGGCGACCTCCCGCGTCAGTTCATCGACCGCGTCCAGCCGGTCGATGATCGGCTCGCGCGACGCGAGCGGCCGCTGGAGCCACGCGCGGAGCATACGGCCGCCCATCGGGGTGTTCGTCAGGTCGATCTCCGCAAGAAGCGAACCGGCCCGACGTCCCTCGGCGCCGGCAAGAACCTCGAGGTGCTCGAAGGTCGCGGCGTCGACGACGAGATGATCCGCCCGCGTCCGGAACTCCAGGGTCCTGAGATGTTCGAGCTCGGCCCTCTGTGTATCCCGCAGGTGGCGCACGAGCCCTCCCGCGGCCCGTATGGCCGCGGGGTGCTGGTCCGGAATCAGGCCGAAGCCGTCCAGCGACGCCGTGCCGAGCTGCCCGAGCAGGGTCTGCAGGGCCTGCTCGAGATCGAAGAGCGCGGGCTCGGCGGCGGTGACCGGCACGTCGACGTGCTCGATTCCCGGCAGGCATGCCGCGTCGAGGTCCCCTGGCAGCAGGATCTCCCGGGGCCGGACGGCGGCCAGCTCGTCGACGGCCGCCCCGGCCGCCGAGTCCCCGTGGTGCGCCCTGCCCCGCAGCTCGCCCGGGGAGAGAAAGGCGGTCGCGAGGACGAAAACGGCGGACGCGCCGTCACCGCCCCGGGCGACGGCCACGAGGAACGCAGGCTCGCTTGCTTCCAGGGCCCCCGCATCCGTGTACGTGCCGGGGGAGACTACCCGGACGACCTCGCGGCGAACGATGCCCCGGGCCTTGCGCGGATCCTCGACCTGCTCGCACACGGCGACCCGGAACCCCTGTTTGACGAGGCGCGCGAGGTACGTGTCGGCCGCGTGCCATGGCACGCCGCACATCGGAATTTCTCGACCGCCGCGATCTTTGGAACGCGACGTGAGGGTGAGCTCCAGAACCCCGGCCGCGGTGACCGCGTCCTCGTAGAACATCTCGTAGAAGTCACCCATCCGGAAGAAGATCAGGGCATCGGGGTACTGTCGCTTGGCCTCCAGGTACTGGCGCATCGCCGGCGTCGTCCCCTGGCCGGCGGCGGCCGGCGCCTTGACGGTGGGCGTCATCGTGCCCGATGGTAGCATCGCGCGATGGGGTACTCGGCGCGACGGGAAATGTGGGTACTGGCGCTCGATACGAGCACGCGCGAGGGCAGCGTTGCGGTGGCTCGCGGCGGCGACGTCGTCGCTGCGGCCGCGGGAGATCCTTCCCGGACGCACGGCGAGCGGCTGCCGGGCGATCTACTGGCGATCGTCGCGAACGCCGGCGTGTCCCTTTCCGCCATCGACCGATTTGCGGTCTCGTCCGGTCCCGGATCCTTCACCGGCCTGCGGGTGGGGCTCGCGACCATCCAGGCGCTCGCGCTCGTCCACTCGCGGCCCGTGATCCAGGTCTCGACGCTCGAGGCTCTGGCGCGTACCCCGGGCGCGGGAGATCGCGTGCTGGCCTGGATGGACGGACAGCGCCGGGACGTGTTCGCCGCGCTGTACGACCGTGGCGCCCGGGAGTGTGTCGCCGGCCCGCGCGTCGGCCGGCCCGCGGAGATACTCGATGCCTGGAAGCCGGAACTGGTGAAACGCCCCCTGGACGTCGTCGGCAACGCGGTGACCGCGACGCGGGCGTTGCTCGCGGAACGGCTGGGCGCGGGAACCGCACTGGTGGACGAGCCGCCGCCACTCGCACCCGTGATCGCACGCCTCGCGTTCGAGCGCGACGGCGAGGCGGTCGCTCCACACGCCGCTCAGCCGCTGTACGTCCGGCGTCCCGACGCGGTGCTCGCCCGCCGGCGAGGGCTCTGAAACAATCTTGAAACATTCCTGGGGCGTGTGGTACTTTTCGGCAGCCGTGCGGCCATGCAGGCTCGCCGCCCCTGCGCAGGGGAGTCCCACACAGGAGGGAACATGACCCAGGAGCAACACGCACGCGAGGTGTTGCTGGAGGAAGACGACGAGTACCGTGATCTGGCCGAGCAGCATCGGGCCCTGGAGAGTCGCCTCGCCGAGCTGCTCGATCACCCATACCCGTCCGGCGCCGAACAGGTCGAAGAAGCGACGCTCAAGAAGAGAAAGCTCCACATCAAGGACCGCATGGAGCACATCCTGCGGCGCCGCTTGACGCCGCGAGCCGAAGACGGCGAGCCCCTCCTCGGTCGCTAGCAGTCTGCGCTCGTAGAACGGGGACGATGTCTATCGATCGTTCCGGGATTCCGTTCGTCCTCGGGGCGGCCGCCGGCGGCGCGCTGCTCTCATGGCTCGCTGTACCCTGGATGCCCGGCGCGGTTCTCTGGCTGTTGGCCGCGGTGTTCGCGTACTTCTTTCGCGACCCCGATCGATTGGCGCCGGGCGACGTCGGACTCGATGCCGTGCTGGCGCCGGCCGACGGCCGGATCCTGCACGCCGGCGCCTCCGACGCGGACATCGCGCCGCCGGGGGTCTGGCAGCAGGTCAGCATCTTCCTGTCGCCGCTCGATGTCCACGTCAACCGGGCCCCGGTCGGCGGACGGGTGCTGGAGGTGACGTATCGCCCCGGCCGATTCCTGCCGGCCTATGACCGCCGCTCGGGTGTCGAGAACGAACGCAGCGAGATTCGCGTCGAGCACGAAGGCCAGACCGTCGTGTTCCGGCAGGTCGTCGGTGTGCTTGCGCGACGGGTGGTCTGCCGTCTCGCGCCGGGCATGACCGTGGCCCGCGGACAGCGGTTCGGTATCATGAAATTCGGATCGCGCATGGACGTCTTCCTGCCGCAGTCGGCGCACATCGCCGTGACCGTGGGTCAGAGGGTTCGCGGCGGGGAGACCGTGGTGGCGCGCCTGGCGAGCGGCGGGGATTGAGCGCATGAGCAGAGTCCTGTCGATGTTCAGCGGCCGGAAGCCGCCCCAACGGCGGTTTCGCCGGGGCACGTACCTGCTCCCGAGCCTGTTCACCGTGGCCAACATGTTCTGCGGTTGGGCCTGCATCGTCTTCGCGATGCGCGGCGACTACGTGACCGCGGCGCCGTTCATCGGGTTCGCGATCATTCTCGACGGGCTCGACGGCCGCGTCGCTCGGGCGACCGGCGCGACGAGCGACTTCGGCGTCGAGTTCGACTCGCTGGCCGACGTCATCTCGTTCGGCGTCGCGCCGGCGACGCTCGTCTTCGCCTGGGGGCTCGAACCGCTCGGCCGCCTCGGCTGGGCGGTGGCCTTCCTCTGGCTGGCCGCCGCGGCGGTGCGGCTGGCGCGCTTCAACATCCAGGGCAAGGAGGGCGACAAGCGCTACTTCATCGGTCTGCCGAGTCCCGCGGCGGCGGGGGTGCCCGCGGCCACGGTGTTCGCGTACCCGCTCGGATTCGCCGAACCGGGTGCGGCGGTCGTCGCGTTGCCGATCGTTCTGTTTCCGGCGGCGCTCATGGTCAGTCGCCTGCGGTTCCGGAGCTTCGGTGCGCTGATTCCCGGTCGTCGCCGGTCCTATCTCACCCCGCTCGCGATCGCCGGGGTCATCGCGGCGATCGCGGCGCAACCCGAGGCCGTGCTCGTCCTGATGGCGTACTCGTACCTGGCTTCCGGACTGATTGGCGCCGCAATGAACCGCAGCCAGCGCCAACCGCCGCGCCTGGCTTCACCGGCCGAGCCCGAGACGCCCACCGCGGAGCGGTCCGCCTCCTGAATCCGGCGAGGCGGCGCGGCCGGCGGGCTCCTGTTCCACCGGAAAGCGCAACGTGACCGTAGCGCCGTCTCCCTTGCGGCTGGCGATCTCGATGGCGCCCCCGTTCAGCTCGACGTTGCGCTTGGCGATCACCATGCCCAGGCCGGTGCCGGAGACTCTGGTCGAGAAGTACGGCTCGAACACGCGGGAGAGCGCGGCCTCGTCGAGACCGACCCCCGTGTCCCGCACGGTCAGCACGACCTCGTGCGCGTTCGCGGTCGCCGCCACGGTGAGCCGGCCTTCGCCCGGCATCGCGTGCAGCGCGTTCTCGACCACGTTCGTGAACGCCCGCGCCACGAGGGTCCTGTCGATCACGACCCGCGGCAGCGTCGTCGGCACATCGACCGCCAGCCGAATCCGACCAGCGAGACCGGTGCGGTAGGGATCGAGGACTTCGTGCACGACGTCGGTGAGAACCGTGGACTCCCGGTTCACCGGCGGCGAGGAAGCGTAGCTGGAGAACTCCGAGGCAATCCGGCGGAGCAGATTGACCTGGGTGAGAATCGAATCGACGCAGTCCCTGAGCACGGGACCGAGAGGTTCGCCGCGATCGCGGTGGACGCGCAGCAGGTGCTCGGCGGAGAGCTGGACCGGAGTCAGCGGGTTCTTGATCTCGTGGGCGACCTGCCTCGCCATTTCGGCCCAGGCTTCGAGACGATGGGTCCGCTCGAGCCTGCGGCGTTGGAGGAGAAGATCACCGGCCATGCGATTGAACGCCGCCACCAGGCGCTCGAGCTCGTCTGCCGAACGGATCGCCACCCGTGCGTCGAAGTCGCCGCGCGCGATGCGGCGCGTCGCGCGGGTCAGCCGCTGGACCGGGTCGGCGATGCGCTCGGCGATGTAGAAGCCGCTGGCGGCGCCCAGAAAGACGAGCAGCGTCACGCCGAGCAGAATCCCGCGATCGAGATTGCGGATCTGTCGCTCGATGTCCCGCTGCCGGGACGCCAAGGCCACGGTCAGGATGGTGTCCGCGCCGGCCGATCGGATGGGCGCGGCCGCGACCAGGTAGTCCTGCGAGCCGAACGCGTCCTCGGTAACGAACGTGGGGGCCTGGGCCAGGGCTATTGCGTTGTACACGGGGGCCGGGGTACGGGTCGGCAGCAGGCCGGAGGCAAAGAGGTCGCGCTCGCTGGTGGCCCTGAGCAGCGGTCCCTCGAAGATGTTGATGTCCTGCTCGATGATCTGGCTGACGAAGACGAGCAGGTCGTCCGTCGCGACCGTCGCCGCGGGATCCGCCGCCTGCTGCAACTCCGCTATCACCCGTTGCGCGACGACGGCCGTGCGGGCCGCCCCGGCCTCCACGTCGTCGCGGAGTTGCCCGGTGGAGTAGTTGCGAATCAGGACGGCGAGGACAAGCACGGGCACGGTCGCCACCGCGACGAAAGCCAGGAACAGCCGGCGATAGAAGCTGACGTGCAGCTCCCGGACCAGTTCCCGCCCGAGGCTGTAGCGCTCCGGGGTGAGCGGTCCCGCCACGGCCAGGACCAACATCCACGAGCCGAACGCGGCGCCGACCAGGGCAACGATCTCGGCCAGTCGAATCAGGTGATCGAAGCGCGTGAGCACCGGGTAGCCGAGCGCGTAGATGCCGGCGCGGTTGTTCGAGATGTAGACGTCCGACGTCCGCCCGCCCGCCTGCAGCGTCGTCCAGAACGGTTCCCGCGACGCGTAGATGCGTTCGAACAGCGCGTCGTCGATCGTCCACGAGGCGGAACCGTACGTGAAGAGCGGGCTGCGTCCCCATCCGTAGATCGCCAGGTCCACTTCCGCATCCGCCGGACGTGCGTCCGCCGGACGCGGCGCCGCGCGGAGCACGTCGTGATAGGGGTTCTGCGACGGGATGAAGGGCAGGGCCCGATAGTCGAGAGGTACGTGGACGACTACGGCGCCGGCGACGGCGTCGGCGGCCGGCATGTCGCCGGGCCACGGCAGGCACACGCCGCGTTCGGCGTGAAGCACGCGGCGCTCCTGGGCGCCGAACGGAAACACCTCGCCGTAGACGTCCCAGTCGCAGCTCGTCCCCAGGAACGACGGCGCCGCCGGTACGTCGGGAAAGTCCAGGGCGAAGCGACTCACGAGGGACCGGTCCGGGCCGTACAGCTCGATGGCCGACGTCAGGCGAAGTCGGGCCAGATCGGTCTGGCGCCACACGGAGAACGCCGCGTCGGGGGTCGGGGCGCCGTCCGCCGACCTGAAGATGTCGGACGCCAGGGGCGCACGAGCGAGCAGTGCATCCACCTCCCGCTGGGTCCGGGACAGACTGTCGAGCAGCGCAGCCGGATGACTGGCGGTCGCCGGGGCGATCTCTTCTTCTATCAGCCGCTGCTTGGCGGCCAACCCGTGGTGCACGATGGACGGGTACGAGAGCACCGCGGGTACGATGAGCGACCCGAAGATGGCCGCGAGCTTTCCGGATTCGGACGCATGGCGGAACCAGGGACGGAGGCGCGGCGCCCCCAGCGCCATGCCGACCACGCCGGCGAGCAGGGTGAGATAGGGCCAGGTCGGAACCACGGGGGCCGCTGCCAGCAGCAGGCCCGGCGCCGTTGCCCCGGCGAGCGACCGGACGCGGACCCCGTGCACATGCCGGCTCCAGCGGGCCTCGACGATCAGGAGGACGGATACCCCCAGCCAAATGGTTGCCGTAGCCGCCAGCAGCAGACCCAGCAGCAGACCGATCCGGGACGAGTCCAGCGGGTTGTGCGACCACTGCAGCAGGTCGGCCAGTGAGCCGGCCATCGTATCGGCGAGCAGCAGTTCGTAAGCGCCCAACAGCAGGGCGACCGCCGCGCCGGCCGCGGTGTATGCCCGGACGACGCGGTCGCGGCTCGTCAGCCAGCGCTTGTGGCGCCATGCCGCGCGGGCCGCGCCCGCGAAGCGCACCGCCGTGGTTGCGCCGGCCGTGAAGAGCAGCCCCAGCAGCAGCACGTCGGCCGGGGATCGGAGCAGGCTCGGGAAGCGGAGCGACGCGTAGGCGGGGGCGGAGAAGAGCCCGGGCCGGACCGGTCCCGGGGTGGCGGCGATCCAGAGCAGCAAGCCGGCCGCGAGCAGCGCGCCTCCGGCCGGTAGCGCGCGTCGGAGGCTGGCTTCGGCATCCGCTCCGCGGGGGGCGCTGACGAGCTCGGGAAGCGCGACCAATCCCAGCACGAGGGCGCCGAGCACGAGGCCCAGGTCGCGCACCGACCTGCGCCACGCCGAACGGGCCCGATCCAGGTCGTCCTCCGCCACCGAGGCGTCGAGCAACGGCTCGCCGTCCGGGGCCAGCAGCGCGAATCGAAGTCGCCCGGCCTCCGGCTCCGGTGCGGCCGGTGCGGCCCGCAGGTCGACGGGGGCCACCGGCGACGCCAGCGGCGACGGGCTTCCCCCGACCGCCACGCCGGCGCCGGCCGACAGCAGGTGTTCGGTCGAAACCGAGCCGATCCTGCTGCGGCGGGCGGACCCGCCGCCGGTCGCGACGATGGGCTCCACGTAGACGAGACGCAGGCCGAGCGGGCCGGAAGCGACGAGAAGAGCCGAGTCGGACAGTATCTGGTCGCGGGTCAGCTCCGATGGACGCCCCGTCCAGGCCCGGGGGGTCGCGTTCGCGTCGTAGACCGTCACGGCGAGGTCGTCCGCCCCTTGCGGAACGGCATCCCGGGTCAGCTCGAACAGCTCGGCCAAGGCGGAGCGATCCCTCGATAGCCCCCCCGGTACGCCGGGATCGTCCAGAGCGCCGGGCAGGCTGGGATTGTTCGCGAGCGAGACGGCTGTCCGCTGGAGCGTCCGCGTCAACTCCTCGAAACGCTGGCGTACCTGCTGCCGGACGAGCTCGAAGCTGGCTTCGCGGGACGCCCCCAGTCTCAGGGGCTCGATCAGTGCGCCGGCGGCGGCGGCGAGCGACGCGGCCACGGCGGCGGCAAGCACGACTCCCGGCCACGATGTGCGGCGCATCGGGCTATCGCGCCGGAACGGAGAACGGCGATGTCGCCTGCGGCGGCACCGGGTCCTCGAGGCCGGGCACGGTGCCGACCGCGGGAAACGGCGGTGGTGGGTCCGGCGGGCTGGCCGGGAACCAGTCCAGGAAGTCGGCCAGACCGACCTCGGGCGGGTGAGGCAGCAGTGGTCCGAAGAACAGGCCGACGGTCAATTGCGGCGGCCCGGCGGCCGCGGCCAGCCCCACCATCTCGCCGGTCCCGGTGACGAGGATCAGATTGGGAGACGGCGGATGGGCATTCGGGATGACGTGGGGTGGAGCGGCAAGCTCGCTCGACGTCACGTACTGCCCCCGGGGCCGGCCCGACTTGGCATCGAACAGATCGACGTTCGGAGAGACCCCGGCCACCACGACCACCGAGTCGACGCGGATCGGGCCGGCCGTGGGGCGTCCCCCCAGGATGCTGCGCCAGCGGCGGGCGCCGTTTCTCCGGTCGAGCGCGCGCAGGACGTTGTCGCGGGCAGTGAAGTAGACGTGCTCCAGGTCGGCGCTCGGCGTCCCTACGATGTCGCCGCCGGTGCGCCAGTACCAGTCGACCGCACCGTCGGCGAGTCGCAGGCGGTACAGGAGATTGTCGGTCGATCCGACGAACAACGCGTCCAGTGGCAGGATGCCCTGCGGCCGGCCGGGGAGGGCGCGTTCCCAGATCGCGGCTCCGGTGCCGAGCGCAAGCGCGGCGATCCGCCCGTCGGTGAGCGCCACGTAGAGGTGTCCTCCGCCGATGGCGGGCCGCACCGTTGCGGTCGCGCCCAGGGCGCGCCGCCACAGTTCCGCGCCGTCGAAACCTCGGAAGACGACGATCTCTCCGGCCGCCGTAGCCGCCACCAGCCAACCGTTGTTCCAGAGCGGGGGGGCGCTGATCGCAGAGTCGAATTCTGCGCTCCACAACGTGAGCGCGTCGGAAGCGCGCCGGGCGACGAGCCGGCTCCCGCCAACCGCAACGACCACGCCGTCGCCTGCCGCCGGCTGATGATCGAGCTCCTGTTCGACGGTCCAGACCACCTCGCCGGTCTGCAACTCGACCGCTGCCAACGTGCCGTTCCGCAACGCGATGTAGGCGCGCAGGGAATCGTACGCAGGGCCGTGCCGCGGTCCGCTGTCCAGAACGGTCGTCCAGATCCGATCGACGGGCAGCAGGAAGGAGGGCTCGAAGAGCGGCTGCCGAGGCTGGGCCGCGGAGGGCGGCGCCAGGGTGACCGCCAGCAGCGTCGCGACGAGCACCGACGACGACGTGGTGCGCCGAGCGTTCACGAGGTTATAATAATGGCAGCCGGGATCGTCGGCCGAGCGCCCGGCGAACCGGATTCGTTCCCCACCGTCGGCTCTGGCATCGTGTACTCGTGACCCGTCAGACCATCCTGGTTCTCGATTTCGGCTCCCAGTACACGCAACTCATCGCCCGCCGTCTTCGCGAGTTGTCCGTCTATTCGGAGATCGTGCCGTTCAGCACCTCGGGGGAGGCCGTTCGGGCCCGCGGCCCGGCCGGCGTCATCCTGTCGGGTGGGCCGTCGAGCCTGTCGGATGCCGACGCGCCGCGGTGCGATCCTGCAATCTTCTCGTGCGGTGTTCCGGTGCTCGGCATCTGCTACGGCATGCAGGCGATGACCGCGGCTCTCGGCGGCGACGTCGGCCATGCTCCGGAACGCGAGTACGGGCATGCCGCGGTGGCGGTGCGGGAGGCGGGCGGCCTGTTCGACGGCGTTCCGCCCGAGATACGCGTGTGGGCCAGCCACGGCGATGTGGTGAACGCGGCCCCGCCGGGATTCTCGGTCGTCGCCACCAGCTCCAACGCACCGGTTGCCGGCATGACCGATGCCGCACGCGGCCTCTACGCCCTGCTGTTTCACCCCGAGGTCGCGCACACCGAGCATGGCGCGCGCATTCTCTCCAATTTCGCCGCCGGGATCTGCGGCTGCCGCGGCGACTGGACGATGGCCTCTTTCGCCGACGAGGCGACCGCGAGAATCCGCGCGCAGGTCGGCGCCCGAGGCCGGGTGGTATGCGGGTTGAGCGGCGGTGTCGACTCGACGGTGGCGGCGCTGCTCGTTCACCGCGCCATCGGTGATCGCCTGACGTGCATCTTCGTCGACAACGGCCTGCTGCGGCTGAACGAGGCCGCGCAGGTGGCGGAGCGTTTCTCGAGCCGCATGAGCCTGCCCCTGGTGTGCGAGGACGCATCCGAGCGGTTCGTCGGCGCGCTTGCCGGCGTCACCGATCCCGAACGCAAGCGCAAGATCATCGGCTCGACGTTCATCGACGTCTTCGAGTCGGTCGCCGCCCGGCTGGGCAGCTTCCACTTTCTCGCACAGGGCACGTTGTACCCCGACGTGATCGAGAGCGTGTCGATCGTCGGCCCGTCGGTTGCCATCAAGAGCCATCACAACGTGGGGGGGCTGCCGGAGCGCCTGCGGTTCTCGCTGGTCGAGCCGCTGCGCGAGCTGTTCAAGGACGAGGTCAGACAGCTCGGCCGGGAGCTGGGCCTCGACGACGAGTTCGTCTGGCGTCAGCCGTTTCCGGGCCCCGGTCTCGCGGTGCGCATCCTGGGGGAGGTGACGCCACGCCGTCTCGATCTCCTCCGGCGGGCGGATGCCGTTGTGGCGGAGGAGGTCCGCCGGGCGGGGCTCTACCGCCGGCTCTGGCAGTCGTTCGCGGTGCTGCTGCCGCTCCGCACCGTCGGCGTCATGGGCGACGAGCGGACCTACGAGCACACCGTGGCGATTCGTGCCGTCGAGAGCCGCGACGGCATGACCGCGGACTGGGCTCGTCTGCCGACCGATCTGCTCGCCGCCATCTCGTCGCGCATCGTCAACGAGGTGCGCGGCATCAACCGG comes from Acidobacteriota bacterium and encodes:
- a CDS encoding PQQ-binding-like beta-propeller repeat protein gives rise to the protein MNARRTTSSSVLVATLLAVTLAPPSAAQPRQPLFEPSFLLPVDRIWTTVLDSGPRHGPAYDSLRAYIALRNGTLAAVELQTGEVVWTVEQELDHQPAAGDGVVVAVGGSRLVARRASDALTLWSAEFDSAISAPPLWNNGWLVAATAAGEIVVFRGFDGAELWRRALGATATVRPAIGGGHLYVALTDGRIAALALGTGAAIWERALPGRPQGILPLDALFVGSTDNLLYRLRLADGAVDWYWRTGGDIVGTPSADLEHVYFTARDNVLRALDRRNGARRWRSILGGRPTAGPIRVDSVVVVAGVSPNVDLFDAKSGRPRGQYVTSSELAAPPHVIPNAHPPSPNLILVTGTGEMVGLAAAAGPPQLTVGLFFGPLLPHPPEVGLADFLDWFPASPPDPPPPFPAVGTVPGLEDPVPPQATSPFSVPAR
- the guaA gene encoding glutamine-hydrolyzing GMP synthase, whose product is MTRQTILVLDFGSQYTQLIARRLRELSVYSEIVPFSTSGEAVRARGPAGVILSGGPSSLSDADAPRCDPAIFSCGVPVLGICYGMQAMTAALGGDVGHAPEREYGHAAVAVREAGGLFDGVPPEIRVWASHGDVVNAAPPGFSVVATSSNAPVAGMTDAARGLYALLFHPEVAHTEHGARILSNFAAGICGCRGDWTMASFADEATARIRAQVGARGRVVCGLSGGVDSTVAALLVHRAIGDRLTCIFVDNGLLRLNEAAQVAERFSSRMSLPLVCEDASERFVGALAGVTDPERKRKIIGSTFIDVFESVAARLGSFHFLAQGTLYPDVIESVSIVGPSVAIKSHHNVGGLPERLRFSLVEPLRELFKDEVRQLGRELGLDDEFVWRQPFPGPGLAVRILGEVTPRRLDLLRRADAVVAEEVRRAGLYRRLWQSFAVLLPLRTVGVMGDERTYEHTVAIRAVESRDGMTADWARLPTDLLAAISSRIVNEVRGINRVVYDISSKPPSTIEWE